The Prionailurus bengalensis isolate Pbe53 chromosome E4, Fcat_Pben_1.1_paternal_pri, whole genome shotgun sequence region aatattgttaaaatgtcaatgctaccgaaagcaatctacacattcaatgcaatcccaatcaaaattgcactggcattcttcttaaagctagaagaaacaatcctgaaatctgtatggaaccacaaaagaccccggaTTAGTGTCTTTTAAAggaggccccagagagctccgTCCTTCCAGCTCCGTCCTTCCTTCTACCACacgaggacacaatgagaagatgGCCATTTATGAACTAGTAAGTGGGCCCTCCCAGATACTGAATCTgttggtgccttgatcttggacttcccagcctccagggtATGAGAAGTAGATATTTGTTGTGCAAGTCTCCCAGGCTTTGGTATTTTTGTTCCAGTAGCCTGGATGAACTAAGACATGGGGATTCCCTGCTCAATCTCCTTTTCACTTTATGTATTCCTCCCAAGAGAGATCTTTCTTGTACATGATATGATTTCCACCACAATTTGTGTGCTGACTATTCATATTTCTGGGAGGTAGCTCAGATCTCTCTCTTGAGCCCCAGGTGCACATATTCGACTCTGTTTCAGACATCTTAATCACAACATATCCCAAACTGAACTTATCTTTCATGTCCCACCCACTAATTTAGTCCCCCAAGCCAACAGTCggctctttcttttccctttccctcctcccccccgctAAAAAACCAGGTATGGACTTCTGCTGATTCTGACTTCTTCCCATCACCCTctctactgctgctgctgctgagtcCTTCATTATTGTGTAGCTGGAATCTTCTAACATCTCCTTACTTCTAATCTCATCCTCCTCTTCATCAGCGTTCTTTCTAATCTGTGGAATGAAGCACATCATCCATCAGCTCAAAATCTTTACTTACTTCTCCTTGAAAGGGGTTGGGATAAAACCCAAACTCctgaccacacacacaaaagccttGTTGATCTGGacctggtttccttttttttgtttgtttcagtcaCACAAAATATCCTCAGTTTCCCAATCTAGCCACGTTCTCTGCCTTCTCAGATGGTATCATATTCATCTTCTTTATGTAACACACTCCCTTGCTCTTCAAAGGAGTCACACCTATTGTCTGTCTCCCAGCAGCTTCCCCCGATCACACAGTTTGTGTTGGGTGGTCCATCCATGTGGTCCCATTATTCTCCATTTCAAAACCATATTTACACATGAGACTGTGAGCTGCTTAAGAGCAGgcaagtgtaggggcgcctgggtggctcagtcggttaggcgtccgacttcagctcaggtcatgatctcgtggtccatgagttcgagccccatgttgggctctgtgctgacagctcagagcctggaacctgtttcagattctgcgtctccctctctctctgaccctcccccgtccatgctgtctctctctgtctcaaaaataaataaacattagaaaaaaatttttaaagagagcagGCAGATGTATAGCTTTCATTTCTACAACTTCAGATGTAGCCCAAGAGATATCtaataggggtgactgggtggctcatttgattgagcatctgactcttgatttcagctcgggtcgtgatcccagggtcattggtCTTGGAGTcagcttaagattgtctctctctcttcctctgtcccttttccctgctctctctttctctccaaaataaaataaaatttaaaaaaattaaaaaaaatttttttaaatctttaaaaaaaaggaatatgtaatagatagaaggaaaaaggagaaaggagaagaggagaggagaatctGGCCTCTGCTCCCCAAAATGGCTCTCACCAAGATTAAGGTCACTAGTGAGCACACAATTACTAAATACAATGAGTACAGTTTCTGCTAACCCGGATACAGTTTTTGAAACATCACTTTCTCCTAGACTTCCCTCTGTCCATGGTGGATCCTTCTCATTTTCGTCTTTAGGGTCCTTTTCTTCTGCTCACCTCTTAGGTGAGGATATTGTCCTGGGTCCCCTGCTCTCTTAGTCTCCTTGGGATGTGCCCAAGTTGGAGCCTACGCGGACACCTGCAGTGTTGTGCTGCCTCCTACTGGAACTAGGGAGGTTGGGAATAAATCTTGTTATCCCCCCAGGGCTAGCTTCAGATGCTTCCGAGAAACACAGAAACGCAGAGCAGTAGCCCTTTTGAAGACTCTCTGGAGAGTCCAGGTCTGAGCAAAGCCCACCCACGTGTGGTTTCTTTcgcttccttctttttctctttctctgcccttgtgactctgcctcctcctcccacgCACCTTATTTATGGTTCTCTTTAAAATCTTCCCTAGCTAACTCCACCTCAAGTTCCCTCATTCTACTCCCGTCTCATCGTTCATCGTCTCTACTCTAGTCCGCAGATTTCCTGTAGCCCAcactggggaaggagcagaagaCTGGGGTGGAGGAGAGCTGATCCATGACCTTATTCTGACTCAAAATCTCAAGTATAAAATGCAGGCAACACTGCCTGTCCTTCTCACCTCACAGGGCTCCAATGTGATCAAGGGAATGGGGTGTCGTCCGTAGTTTAAGACATTGAGCTGACTCACTTTCCCCAAGCTGATCTTTTGGGGGAGGGTAATTACTTTCATCAGAGGAGTTCGCAGATGGAGCCATGTTTTTATCGGTGCCCTCTCTGTTGAATTGGAAATGTCTCCAGTtcaaaaatagttacaaataagCTGTATTAGGGACTGTGGCTTGCTGTATGGGTCCCCAAAGGGCCCTAGATGGGCAAATAATTCATTTAGGTTCAAGAGGGATGGGCCTGAAATTTCTGGGAAATCCCTCCTTTTGGACCAAGTGATCTTGCTTTTTCAATTAACGTTCCGTGGATAGGCTAATGTAAAGGTACAAGCAGTGACTTTATCATTAAGGAGGAAGAGACTGAGGGTGGGGCTTAGGGCCTGGGAGACCTGATTTCCCAGACATTCTGTCCTGAATGACACTTATATATGACCTACTCCTCTCATGACTTAGACGTGGCCCCGGCTGGAAATCCCCTGCAGGTTTGGTGGGCCCTGACTAATTTTACCTTCTGGATTAATTGGGGTGATTCCTGCCTGGGAAGCCAAAAGCAGATACTCTCTCTCAGGGAACCCTAATCATTTTTGAGCACTGGCCCTTCTGAGAACCCAGTAGTAGCTATGGATCCCCTCTCGAGAAAACAGAACCAACTGTGCCTTCAAACTAGCTCACTTCACCGCTGTGTGTCACATATGGTGGCTTCCTGTTTTTGACCTCCAAACTCCACCCATGAGCTtgcttttgtaaaagcaaaaagtGGGTGTTTTCTTCTAAACTTGGGCCATGATTTCAAGGGCTCTGGAGCCCTCGGTCCGCTGCTAACCCGGGGTCTGGCCTGTCTTCAGCGTTCCTGGGACATAACATGCGTCCCCAAAGGCAGGAGTGGTTTATACCTCTGGGACTTCTACTGCTGCCTCATTTGCTCCTGGCAAACATTCAAGGTACTTTACGTGCGTCGTGTGCCTGTGATCGTATATGGGAGGCACAGTGAGATAGAAAAGGGGGTATGAGGTGGGGCTTAACCCCGGGAGTGGAGTGTGGTCTCCACACAGCAGGTACACCTATGTTGGTAGCAGCACCGTGGAGAACCTTCCTGAGCCTTGGAGATAAGGCTCTCTCTTTTCCTATGGGGTCATGACAAAAACAGGGCTCTGGGGAGATGGGGAAGTAGGCTTCTTATATTTCGTTCCACGGCTTGAGGTCTGGGAAGGTCTggtgttttgctttttctgttgttgttgcttttttcttttcttttcttttcttttcttttctttttttttttttgcattttgtgtttattaatttttatttatttatttatttatttatttatttatttatttatgttctagaacgtttttattttttattttggggagagagagagagacacacacagagtacaagtgggggaggggcggagagagagagggagacacggaatccgaagcaggctccaggctccgagctgttcgcacggagcctgactcagggcttgaacccactgaccgagagatcatgacccgaaccgaagtcggacgcttaactgactgagccacccaggcaccccctccttttttttttattttccattttgaatatCAGCTCCAAACTGAAAGCTGCCGCATTTTCTGCTAGTTACACACTCTGCTCCCTGTGGCATTCTCTGAGACCTCTAGCCAGGGGCTGTGTCCTGAGCAAAGATAAATGATGTTGTCATTCCCAAAGAGAGATCTAAATTGTAGGAAAGAAAGCTTGCCCTCTCTAGGGTCTGTGAATGAGGATCTGAGCAGAGGCCTTGGGAGCCTCAGTAACAAAGGAACCCCCAACATCTAGTTGTTAAGAGTTAAGGCCATTCCTCTGCCATGGGCTTGTTCTGGTTCCCCTCACGTGCTCCGGGACTGAGTGAACGTTCctttctgttgcaactactcaacctCCCAGTACTTTTCTTTCCAGGTCAGCTGAGAAGCGAGAGGTAAGCTATTGCCTTTCTCACTATTCCTCCGAAGAAGTATTCGGGCATTATCATATTGTACCTCTGAAACGAACATAGTGTCGTATGTAAATTACACTTCAGTTTTAGAAATTACTTCCTTAAACGGTTTGTACCGCTTAAAATAGTTGACCTTATCAGAGAGCTCGTGATAACTCCATATTAGTATCTTAAAAACtcacctctttccttccttaatAGTTTTGCTGGAAACCATGTGACTTTAGAGTGGGGAGATCTTCCTCTGTAGGGCCTCTTTTGCCTCCCAGAGCAGACTCTTAGGTATGAAATGATGATTCTTTTGGTCTGAGTCCCCATGTTCCCCATTTTAAATTTGCTTCTGTACTGACAAGAAATATGGGTCGGCACAGGAAAGAGCTGCTTCATTTTCTATTGTAAACTACATGTAAACACAGGTACTTTATCCTCAGCATCCAGAGACGTAACCAACCACTTTTTCCTGTTAGAATTAAATCAAAATAGGGGTGCCtcagcggctcagtcggttatgtgtccgattcgtgatttcggcttaggtcatgatctcatgggtcatgggatggagccctgcgtcgggctccatgctgacaatgcggaacctgcttgggattctctctttccctctctcctgtccctcccctgccgtctcgctctctctctcaaaataagtaaataaaaactttgttttaagtttaaattaaaaaaaattaaatcataatagTAGCCTTCTTTGCAGTTACTTCCCTATCTTCTAACACATGTAATTGTTAGGAAGGCAAATCAAGATTTTGTCAATGTACTTTAAAAACGGAAAGAATACATAAGTGTATTATAGGTAAGAAAGATCAGTTTATCTGAATTTAGTAGACAATTATCAGACTAAACCGCTGTCTTCATACCCCAAATTGTATTACAACACTTCTTTAATTTTGCAATCTGTATTAGTAAAATTAatccttatttcttccttaacTTGTGAATGAATTATAGAAGCCTTTTAGATGACtaggatatcttttatttctttttaaatggccaATCAAGCATTCTTCCTACTGCTGCTATCTTGAGGTTTATGTTGCTTTTCCAGGCCACATTTTCATTAGTTCAAAACAAAATTCTCCTTTCCCTTGTGATTTTCAAGTTTGATCTCAGCCCGTCTGAGGCTGCTGGTTTTATACTTCAAGGTTTCTTTTAGCTGTTTTGCATTGATTTTTGGTATCTGAAATCTTGAATGCtctatgtttttatgtttttggatttttttttttgagaagtccCAAGCACCTCCTCCCCTACTCCTCTGCTTTCCACATCATAATAGccatcttttattcatttatcaggaTCCAGCCATAAGACGGGAGTCTACTGGCCCAGTTTGGGCACCtatcatatttaagaaacacagtTCATTGCTTATGAGTAATTAAACAGCAACTCAAATTTCTACGTACAGTCTCTCAAAACATGTTAAAGGAAATCCAATGTGTAAACTGGGAGCACTTATGTACACATTTTGTcctgtccgtccgtccgtccatccatccatccatccacccgttGGGTATTAAATACCAATGTCAACCAAATTTTTTGGGGATTTAAAATTGAGCAGGACATGGTCTTTGCCTTTGAGAAACTCACAAAATTCACGACTGTGTGTCTGCTACAGTTTCTCCACGTCCTTCACACTAAATTTTGAAGTTCTTTTGAGCACGTTGGGGATACTCTTGCCAGACGTGATCTTCTTGTCCTTAGAAAGCAACATCCATTCTCACAAGGAGAAAGATGCAGGGTATAACTGGGCCTGGATCATACCTTGAGTCTACATGCTCTGTagtcttcattctttctcattggactcatcttccttgctctttctccAAGGAAACTTTAGGGAAGTTCTGTTTCAACAGAGGTGCTGGGTCCTTTCTGTCTCATCGCCACATGTCCTAGGCCAGTGGTGCGGTTTTGTGTTATCTCTTGTGCATATCGAGAGACCTTTCAGACCTTTCCTGAGAAATAAAGTGGTGGCTGATTGCGGGTTGAGCTGTCTTCCTGAGCATATGTCTGACCCTTGTTGGAGAGTCTGCCCAGGATGACCCAGGCCAGTAGTTCTCAGCTGGAATGCGGGTGAGACATTTGACCGGATCTGGAGACTCTTTTGACTGTCACATCTGGAGAAGTGCTGCTGGTATGTAGCGGGCAGGGGCCAGGAATTCTGCTGAACATCCTGTAATGCACAAGGACAGGCCCTACAACAAGGAATGATCTGgcctaaaatgtcaatagtgtgcCAAGTCTGAAAAACATCGATCTAGGCTCTCTCTTGCCAGCACTTCCATTCATTCACGTGGAAACAAGTAACAGAATGAGAACAAGTCCAGGACATATGTCTGGTGATTTGAAAATCCTGGGGGCAGTGTCCTGATTTGCTGCACGCCCCGAGAGACCAGAGTTCCTGTCTGCATGGCTGATATCAGAGCCTCGCACAGTGCCAGGCATACAGTGGTTCCAATACCATTATCGGCCCTGAATTGATTACATCACAGAGATCATAATGTGTGGAATGCATCAATCAGAAGGGCCGTGGAAATGAATGCCTAAGTATGTCTGCAGAGGCACtaggcacagagtaagtgctcgaAACATGTTGGTGGAATGGAGAGCTGGATACTTGGAAGAACTAATGAATAGAAACTTGAAAGCTCTGGGGACACAGGCAGTTTTAATCTTTTACGAGCTGAAGAGAGTGCTTTTGGAAATGATAGACTTGTGGAAAGTGAGCAGCTAGATATCTATATAATGTTCAACAATAAGCTGAGGTTTTGTGTGGTGGAATACGAGGCCAGAGTTAATGTAGATCATACTTCCTCTCTCCTCTACCAGTAGGTTCTTTCTACTGCTTTTTCTCAGCCTATAGGTAGATACTGATAACTCTCTATCCACCTCTGTctactttgttcttctccctCCACAATGAGTCAACAGATCTCCCCTCCCTCTTGCATCTTCCTGGCTATCAGGAAGATTTTCCTTGCCTTAGCCAAACAAGGTTTGGGTGCCCGcatgaaaaaagaacagaagagcaAACACAAATAGGAACAAACATGAGGTTAgttagaatgagaaaagaagtcTCAGCGTGTCACAAGTTTCCCAAAGCTGAGAAATACTACAAAATTACGAACGCCAGAAAACTAGCATCATCTCGCTATGAACGAAATGTCTTCATGCTTCTAGAATACGTTGACACTGAACAGCTCTGACTGTCATTCGTTTCGAACTTTGCGTCTTCTCTACTTCCCACCTACTCCTAGAGAATTCAACTGAGAGATCAGGGAACACAAGCCCAGAGAGGGGATGTGACTTGTCACCATTGTATTTGAAAATCTACTGGTatgagagcaaaggagagagcgGAGGCCAGCCTCGGCGTCGTTTTTCTGTCTGGTCTGGGGCAGAACTAGGTGAACTTTCAGCAACATCCCATTGCTCATTCCTCAAGCTGCAGCTTTCACTGAATTCTGGATCAGGGGCCAGGCCTCCTAGTGAAAACCATACTCACTGCTTCCAAGCAGAAACCCCATCCTTCTTCCCTGTCCCACACCTCAGGCCAAAGCCGGGGCCGCCGGGCCGCTCTGCCCTCTCTAAGACGGCTCTCATTTTCATTCACAGATGCTTCAGATGAAATGACTGTCATCTCTGGCAGCAACGTGACTCTGAAAATCTCCAATGTGACTCATAACTACAAACAATTAGCCTGGTTTTACAACGACAACCAAAAGATTGCGGAACAGGAGGAGTCCAAAGACCCTAAATACTTCAAGTCTCAGTTTAAAGACAGGGTCTGTCTTGGTGTTGACCACACACTCTTCATCTATAATGTCCAGAAGGAGGACAGCAGCACCTACATCCTGAAGGTGTTGAAGGAGTCTGGGAAAGAGATATCTAAGTACATCTCACTGAAGGTGTTGGGTGAGTTTGGGGAGCCCCACTCCAGGGCCCCAGATGGACCACTGGGAGGTTTCCCTGGGCTCATGGGGACCCTCTCTGGGAGGAGGAACTTCAGGACAGGCTTAATTCATTTCTCCCGGAGCCCGTTCCTCTGGGGAGTGAGCCTGGGCCGGCAGAACCCAAACTGAGAGCCTTGGGACATTTAAAACTGTGAAGAGAGGGAAAACCACAGAAatggtttcttctctcttctcttcatgCTCTTCCGTGATCAACCCAAATCAGTTCTGAGCTTATCTTAATGATATACCTGAACACAGACTTCATCAGACTCAAGGAGAAAGCTACAAGAGATACAGAATGGGGCAGGGAATGTTAAAGCAAGGCTGTTTACTTTTCAGAATGGATGGGACAAAAACTTCCACTCATAGCTCCAGCCTAACTGGTATATGTGGAATAAGGACTAATATTATATTTGGAAGCAGACAAACCTGGGTTAAACTCTGGTTACTAgctcacttactagctgtgtgaccttggagaaagATCTTAACATCACCATATTAGGTAAATTTCTTTTGATGGCAAGGTAACAGAAACTAGTTTGATataaatttggcaaaaaaaaaaaaaaaagtctattaaagAAACTAGACCTATTTAAAGCAATTCAAGGGACCTAAAAGAGGCAGGAAGGGCTGAACAGAGGAAGAATGAGGCCAGTCTAGAGTCCCCACCCTCAGGAATCTGTAGACTAGGCCTCTGGATCCCTGCCATTTACATGACTTACTCTCAAGGCCTAGACTTTTGTAACTCTTGGTTTAAGTtatcagaatttatttattattattttttaatgtttatttatttctgagacggggtagagcatgagtgggggagaggcagagagagagggagacacagaatctgaagcaagctccaggctctgagccgtcagcacagagcctgacacggggctcgaactcacaaaccgtgagatcatgacctgagccgaaatcggtcgctcaaccaacagagccacctgggcgcccctgaatttatttattttttagagtttatttatttattttgagagaaagagagagcatgagcagggaggggcagaaagagagggagagagagaatcccaagcaggctctacactgttagcacagagcccaacatggggcttgatctcacgaactgtgagatcatgacctgagctgaaatcaagagccacttaatcaaccgagtcacccagggacccctaaatTCTCAGAatttaaagagagaaactgaTTAGCTCAAGTTGGTTCAGATACGTGTATCTGATGAAAACATTTACGGCCCGAAGGGTCAGGCTATAGAGCCGAAACATGGTTCCTGGGGACTCCTCCCTGGTGTTGAGGTAAGCAATTATTAGAGAAGAGGGGCAGGGCAGACATCCCAGACAGGTGAGACCTGAGAGCTGTGGAGTCCCCATATTATGAGGATAATTATATCTTGCTTTTAGGATGTCATGAGAATCAAAGTCAATAATGAgagtaaaacatcaaaaaatgaaaacaagggtTCCTTTCCAAACCAAATCATTTTATCATGCAGTTTCCTTCTACCAGATAattaccaaaaatataaatacaaaatctcTAGAAAATACTCAGAATATGTCTGTAATGTTCTTTCTCCCCCGAAACAGTGTAAATGAAGAGTGTCATGTACAATCAGGTCCCACCAGCTCAACCGTCCCTGTTCTAAGAGGCTGGAGGCCCCTTCTTTCTCACTTCCTCAAAGTCACATGGGCCTGAAAATTTGGGACGTTTTTGAAGGTTCTGGGAACAGGAAAGAGTCAAAGTCTCTTACAGTGGTCTTAAGAAAAGCCCAAATTTGTATCATTTACCAACTTCTGTGGTAAATAGTCCCACCATGGCCAATTCCAAGTTCCTAATGGTTTCATAATCAGCTTGCaacatttctgaatattttaaattcccaaaGCTGGTGTGAGGTAAGCGCGTGTCTCTGAAGATAAGACCATCAGGAAACTCATTCTTCAGTACAGACCTTGAATTTCTGATAGCTCAAGGGGGGCATCTTAGAGCCAGACTCTCTGCTGGCCCAAAAAAATCCCATCCACAAAGTGCCCCAGTGCATGCTTCTCAGCGTGTAAAATGTGGACGATATGGAAGACAAGGCTAGACCACAGGAAATGCCaaaaaaacattatgaaaatgTGCAGGGGAAGTCCAGCAATCTGAGGGGGATTTCACATTGGAGATAGGCCTAGAGTCAGGGAGACCAGACAGGCAGAACCCTCCCATCTCACCCCACACCCTTGCAGCCAGAGGCAAGCCCTGGGCTCGTCAATTCTCTGACGCATTTAATCCTTTGACACCTGAGCGGCACTGACTTTGCAGGGGTTTCATCCGTGGCCAGAATGGAAAGGCGCCAGTGGGTCTCAGGTAAAGGGGCCATGGCAAAGGAAGGAACAGATGCTGAGATTACTTTTTAGCCCATCTGGTGGCAGGATGACAGCAGTAATGATGATGTGACCTCCAACATGCATATAACACTTGTGCCCTGCAGAAAGCACTTCCCCATGGATGATGCCATTTTATCTCACTAACATTGTGCTATGAGGTGGAGTCAGTTTACCAATGGGAAGGAAAGTTGAGGGGTTAATTACCTTGATAATGTCACTCCATGAGAGCCAGGACCCAGGCTGGTCTCACTCCAAAGCTACTGTTTTGTCCTTTGTATCTCATAActactccatccatccatccatccatccttttgtCAGATACTTACAGAATTCCCGCTATGTGGCAGGCCCTGTACTAAACCCTGAGATACCAAAGATAACGGATACAATGCTGTGCATCATGGCTTCTGCGTGCTGGGAGTTACAGGAGGCTCTTCTCTGTAGCTCTGCCAGAGTCCAGGAAAGGGCTTTGCAGTGTGCTGGGTGGCACCTCTTACCCCAGGACTCTTGCTGAATCTGAGCCCAAGTGCTCTTGAAGGACAGATGGGCCAAGAGGCCAACTCTGGGCTGGTGCTGGAGAAGGATCCCCAAGGAGCTCAGACAGTTGGGATACCAAGTCTGATTGCAACCAATCTCCGCTGTCCTTTCCGGCCCACACATAGTCATAACCCCATTTTGGTTCTGGGGGCatggcttcccccacccccaacatacGTACCATATCCATTTTAGCTTCACCCCTAAGGAGCAGCCCTTCCAGTCTGAGCCTCCAGACGTCAAAGCTGCTCACTGGCTCCCTCTGTAGGGGCCTCTTCTCCATGACACCACTTCCTGTCCCTACCTAGCTCCCTTGGTATTTTGTTAGCCAAACGCTTGTAGCATCAGTGCCTCATAAACGCATAAACCCATCGTCTCATCTTACAACATCCTCCTCGTCTTCAGATCCAGTACCTGAACCTGTCATAAAGATTGAGGAGATACAGAAAGAGAGCAACAGATGTCATCTGAAACTGTCATGTGAGATCGAAGGCCTGTCTGCAAGCTGGTATGGGGACTCGAGACCATTTCCAAAGGAGATCCATAGTAATGTGCTTGAAATCACCGTTAATCCACAGAATTACTCCAAGAGTTACACCTGCCAAGTCAGCAATGCTGTGAGCAGCAAGAATGACACAGTCTACTTCACTTTACCCTGTACTCTGGGTAAGAAATATTCCCAAGGGAGCCGAGGCGGGGTACGGGTAACTAGTTTGCTCTTGATTCAAGAAAGCCATGGGAATCCTATTCAGCATCCTGCTTGGGTGGAGAATCCCAAAGGCATCTGTGAGACCTGGGAGACGGGTTCTACCCCGGGCTCTGCCACCGCCTCTCAGCAAGCTCGCCTGGCTTTTGTGGAGCTTATCGTCCTTGCTTGCAAAGGGGGGCTGACACTCCTACCCAGCTCTAACAATGCGTGGTCCTAGAATTTGAGGTCTGGGGAACTGTAGGACAATCAGATGTCAGCGCTGAGCAGGGGAAAAATGCAAGTGGGAGAGCAGACCAGACCCAGTTGAGCAGGTGCATAGAGGGGTTTCTGGGAGACGGCCTAAATTAACAAAGGCAAGAAGGGCCGGGTAGATGAGCACAAGCCAGAACAGGCGGTAAACAGGAACGAGGGCCTTATCCTAAGGTAGAGACTCTCTGCTCTTTAGAAAGACAGGCTCTGGGTTTcatgtttcagatcctctgtctcttggGAGGATCCACTCACTTGAGCATCTCTCTTGGCTCTCTATCAAGCCTACGCAAGTCCCGTAGAGGGGTAGCTGGGATCAGGCAGTAAGCTCGTAGGCTTTAGAGTCAGACACCTGGGGTCAATCCCGGAATTGTCACTTACTAATGAAGCAAGTTACTTCGCTTTTCCAAGTCACGTCCTTCGCCAAGTCGTGTCCTTCCTAATAAACAGGCAAAATAGTAATCCTTATCTCATGCtgtataaggattaaatgagatagtacagATAAcctgcctagcacagtgcctgatgagTCTTCAATGAATGGTACTTAAATTACACCCAGTTCCTTCAATTCTGGAGATACTAGGAGTTTGGGGGACCCCTTAATAAATTTGAATTACTATCTCCAGCATTCTGGGCCCTGTACTTTCCATACCTCTGAAACCACATCCCTGAGAATCtgtatccatatccatatccttCCAGAATAACTCACGCCTGTGGTGCCAACATTTACCTGAGTTTCCTGTCAGGCACCAGGGACCATGGCCCTCAGAGACACTGCTCTTTCACGGTCTTTCCGGACCCGGTCTACTCTCCCACCTGTACTGATTTCTTCACCTCTGCTCCCACGTGCAGACTATGGACACTGTATACTTCTTCATTCTTCCCAACTGACTGGCCATGCCTCTTCTAGTCTCTCCTGCCACCACAGACCTGATG contains the following coding sequences:
- the CD48 gene encoding CD48 antigen isoform X2, with amino-acid sequence MRPQRQEWFIPLGLLLLPHLLLANIQDASDEMTVISGSNVTLKISNVTHNYKQLAWFYNDNQKIAEQEESKDPKYFKSQFKDRVCLGVDHTLFIYNVQKEDSSTYILKVLKESGKEISKYISLKVLDPVPEPVIKIEEIQKESNRCHLKLSCEIEGLSASWYGDSRPFPKEIHSNVLEITVNPQNYSKSYTCQVSNAVSSKNDTVYFTLPCTLARSTGVAWIATWLVVMAPIVPGLLWP
- the CD48 gene encoding CD48 antigen isoform X1 — protein: MRPQRQEWFIPLGLLLLPHLLLANIQDASDEMTVISGSNVTLKISNVTHNYKQLAWFYNDNQKIAEQEESKDPKYFKSQFKDRVCLGVDHTLFIYNVQKEDSSTYILKVLKESGKEISKYISLKVLDPVPEPVIKIEEIQKESNRCHLKLSCEIEGLSASWYGDSRPFPKEIHSNVLEITVNPQNYSKSYTCQVSNAVSSKNDTVYFTLPCTLDYGHCILLHSSQLTGHASSSLSCHHRPDGTVWRLAMRLPSYRRHILRARRRTEETQPLSFIK
- the CD48 gene encoding CD48 antigen isoform X3; translated protein: MRPQRQEWFIPLGLLLLPHLLLANIQDASDEMTVISGSNVTLKISNVTHNYKQLAWFYNDNQKIAEQEESKDPKYFKSQFKDRVCLGVDHTLFIYNVQKEDSSTYILKVLKESGKEISKYISLKVLDPVPEPVIKIEEIQKESNRCHLKLSCEIEGLSASWYGDSRPFPKEIHSNVLEITVNPQNYSKSYTCQVSNAVSSKNDTVYFTLPCTLDLMGQFGVWP